The nucleotide sequence AACACCACGATCGACGAGTCCAGCTCGTTCCTGCCGGCCGGCAACCCGCTCAAGTCCGCCGACCCGTACGGCCGCACGGTCCACTTCGGGATTCGCGAGCACGCCATGGGCTCGACGATGAACGGCATCGCGCTGCACGGCGGCACCCGCGTGTTCGGCGGCACCTTCCTGGTGTTCTCCGACTACATGCGCCCGGCCGTCCGCCTCGCGGCGCTCATGAAGCTGCCGGTCACCTACGTGTGGACGCACGACTCGATCGGCCTCGGCGAGGACGGCCCGACCCACCAGCCGATCGAGCACATCGCGGCACTGCGCGCGATCCCCGGCCTGGACGTCGTCCGCCCGGCGGACGCCAACGAGGTCGCCGTCGCGTGGCGCACGATCCTGTCGCACACCGACCGGCCCGCGGGCCTCCTGCTGACCCGCCAGGACGTCCCGACGTACGAGCGCGGCGAGTTCGGCAGCGCCGAGGGCACCGCGCGCGGCGGTTACATCCTCGCCGAGGCGTCGTCCGGCGTTCCGCAGGTCGTCCTCATCGCCACCGGCTCCGAGGTGCAGCTCGCCGTGGCCGCGCGGGAGACACTGGAAGCCGAGGGCATCAAGACCCGCGTGGTGTCGATGCCGTCCGTCGAGTGGTTCAACGCGCAGGACCAGGCGTACCGCGAGCAGGTCATCCCGCCGGCGGTCAAGGCGCGCGTGGCGGTCGAGGCCGGTATCGCGCTCGGCTGGCGCGAGTTCGTCGGCGACGCCGGGCAGATCGTGTCGCTGGAGCACTTCGGCGCGTCGGCCGACTTCAAGACGCTGTTCGCGGAGTTCGGCATCACCGCCGAGGCCGTTGTCACCGCGGCGCGGGAATCGCTGCGCGTGGCCGGTGCCTGAGCCGGATACAGAGCACGAATCCCCCATCCACAAGGAGCGAACACCATGACGGACAACCTCCGTCGCCTCTCCGCCGAGGGTGTGGCCATCTGGCTCGACGACCTGAGCCGCGCCCGCCTGGCCTCCGGGAACCTCGCCGAGCTGGTGCGCGACAAAGAGATCGTCGGTGTCACCACCAACCCCGCGATCTTCCAGAAGGCCATCGCCGGCAAGGACGACTACGACGACCAGATCCGCGACCTCGCGGTGCGCGGCGTCACGGTCGACGAGGCCGTGCGCATGATCACCGCACAGGACGTGCGGGACGCGTGTGACGTGCTCAAGCCCGTCTTCGTGGCCAGCAAGCACGTCGACGGCCGGGTCTCCATCGAGGTCGACCCGCGCCTGGCCCATCAGACCGAGGCGACGATCGCCGAGGCCCGCCAGCTCTGGTGGCTGGTGGACCGGCGCAACCTGTTCATCAAGATCCCCGCGACCGAGGCGGGCCTGCCCGCGATCACTAGGGTGATCAGCGAGGGCATCAGCGTCAACGTCACCCTGATCTTCTCCCTCGACCGGTACAAGGCCGTCATGGACGCCTACCTCACCGGTCTGGAGCAGGCCAAGGAGGCCGGGCGCAAACTGTCCGAGATCGAGTCGGTCGCGTCGTTCTTCGTGTCCCGCGTGGACACCGAGATCGACGCCCGTCTCGACAAGATCGGCTCCGACGAGGCCAAGGCGCTGCGCGGCAAGGCCGGGCTCGCCAACGCGCGGCTCGCGTACGAGGCCTACGAGGAGGTCATCGCGTCCGACCGCTGGCAGGCGCTGGCCGCCGCGGGCGCCAAGGTGCAGCGTCCGCTGTGGGCGTCGACCGGTGTCAAGGACCCCGCGTACAAGGACACTTTGTACGTGGACGACCTCGTCGTCGACGGCACGGTGAACACGATGCCCGAGGCCACGTTGGACGCGGTCGCCGACCACGGGCAGATCGCGGGCGACGCGGTGCACGGCACGTACGACCGGTCGCGCGCCGAGCTGGCGGCCCTCGCCGGGCTCGGGATCTCGTACGACGAGGTCGTGCAGCTGCTCGAGGACGAAGGTGTCGAGAAGTTCGAGACCTCGTGGACCGGGCTGCTCGACTCGCTGCAGAAGGAACTCGACCGCCTCCGCCCGTGACGCGGTCGTCCGCGCGGCGGCTCTGATCCCTCGTCAGGCCGCCGCGCCGCACAACACCCGCGCCCGTCGCGGCCGGTCGTTACCCGATCGGCCGCGACGGCCCGCGGAAATCCACGCAATCAGGGCATGATTTCAGCAGACTCCCCCACCACAGGAGGGCTGACCGCCCGTGCAACACGCATTCGAACGCGTGACCGCCGGCGGCGTGGACGTCACCGTTTCCGGTGACCGGGTCCGCGCCGAGCCGACCGCCGCAACGGTCGCATGGTCGATCACCGCAGGCCACCCGCTTCCCGACCGCCGTCGCGCGCCGATCGGCGGTGCGGCATGACCCGTGTCCCCGCGGTTTGGCCCACGAACCCGCTGCGCGACCCCCAGGATCGCCGTCTCCCGCGCATCGCCGGCCCTTCCGGCCTGGTGATCTTCGGGGTGACCGGGGACCTCAGCCGCAAGAAGCTCATGCCGGCGATCTACGACCTGGCCAACCGCGGCCTGCTGCCCCCGGGCTTCGCGCTCACGGGCTTCGCCCGGCGCGACTGGGCCGACGAGGACTTCGGGCAGGTCGTCTACAGCGCGGTCAAGGAGAACGCGCGCACCCCCTTCCGCGAGGAGGTGTGGCGCCAGCTCGCCGAGGGATTCCGGTTCGTCCAGGGCGACTTCGACGACGACGAGGCGTTCGACCGCCTCCGCCGGACGATCACCGACCTCGACGAGAAGCAGGGCACACACGGCAACCACGCCTTCTACCTGTCCGTACCGCCCAAGTTCTTCCCACTGGTCGTCGCCCAGCTCAAGCGGCACGGCCTCGCCGACCCGCCGCACGGCGACTCGTGGCGCCGGGCCGTCATCGAGAAGCCGTTCGGCAGCGACCTGCCCACGGCGATCGAGCTCAACAAGATCGTCGACGAGGTCTTCGCGCCGGAGTCGGTCTTCCGCATCGACCACTACCTCGGCAAGGAGACGGTCCAGAACATCCTGGCGCTCCGCTTCGCCAACACGATGTTCGAGCCGCTGTGGAACCGCTCCTACGTCGACCACGTGCAGATCACGATGGCCGAGGACATCGGCATCGGCGGCCGGGCCGGCTACTACGACGGGATCGGCGCGGCCCGCGACGTCATCCAGAACCACCTGCTGCAACTCCTCGCGCTCACCGCGATGGAGGAACCGCTGTCGTTCGAGGCCGAGTCCCTCGTCGCCGAGAAGCTGAAGGTCCTCAACTCCATCAAACTGCCGGCCGACCTGGGCCGGCACTCCGTCCGCGCGCAGTACACGCGCGGCTGGCAGGGCGGCGAGCCGGTGTGCGGCTACCTGGAGGAGGACGGCATCCCGCCGTCCTCGCGCACCGACACGTACGCCGCGATAAAGCTGGAGATCGCCAACCGGCGCTGGGCGGGCGTGCCGTTCTACCTGCGCACCGGGAAGCGCCTCGGCCGCCGGGTGACCGAGATCGCCGTCGTGTTCCAGCGCGCCCCCCACCTGCCGTTCGACGAGACCGCCACGGAGGAGCTGGGGCAGAACGCGCTGGTCATCCGCGTTCAGCCGGACGAAGGCATGACCGTGCGGTTCGGCTCCAAGGTGCCCGGCACCGCGATGGAGGTCCGCGACGTCAACATGGACTTCGCCTACGGCGAGTCCTTCACCGAGTCGAGTCCCGAGGCCTACGAACGGCTGCTTCTCGACGTCCTCCTCGGCGACGCACCGCTGTTCCCGCGCTGGGAGGAGGTCGAGGCGTCCTGGAAGATCCTCGACCCCGTGGAGCGGTATTGGAAAAAGCACGGCAAACCCGATACGTACGTCTCGGGCACGTGGGGCCCGGACTCCGCCGACGAGATGCTCGCACGCGACGGACGGAGCTGGCGCCGCCCATGATGATCGACCTGACCGACACCAAGTCCAGCGCCGTCAACGCGGCCCTCGTCGAGGCACGGCACGCCATCGGCTCGCCCGCCCTCGGCATGGTGCTCACGCTGGTGATCGTCACCGACGAGAGCAACCAGTACGACGCGATGAAGGCCGCCGTCGAGGCCGCGCGCGAGCACCCGTCGCGCATCCTCGTCGTCATCGGCCGCCCCGGCCAGGAGATCACCCCCCGCCTCGACGCCGAGGTCCGCGTCGGGGACGCCGGGGCGGGGGAGACGGTCGTCCTGCGGCTGCACGGCGAACTGGCCGACCACGCCGAGTCCGTCGTGCTGCCCCTGCTGCTGCCGGACGCCCCCGTGGTGGTGTGGTGGCCGGGCGGCGCGCCCGAGA is from Yinghuangia sp. ASG 101 and encodes:
- the tal gene encoding transaldolase, whose protein sequence is MTDNLRRLSAEGVAIWLDDLSRARLASGNLAELVRDKEIVGVTTNPAIFQKAIAGKDDYDDQIRDLAVRGVTVDEAVRMITAQDVRDACDVLKPVFVASKHVDGRVSIEVDPRLAHQTEATIAEARQLWWLVDRRNLFIKIPATEAGLPAITRVISEGISVNVTLIFSLDRYKAVMDAYLTGLEQAKEAGRKLSEIESVASFFVSRVDTEIDARLDKIGSDEAKALRGKAGLANARLAYEAYEEVIASDRWQALAAAGAKVQRPLWASTGVKDPAYKDTLYVDDLVVDGTVNTMPEATLDAVADHGQIAGDAVHGTYDRSRAELAALAGLGISYDEVVQLLEDEGVEKFETSWTGLLDSLQKELDRLRP
- the zwf gene encoding glucose-6-phosphate dehydrogenase, which gives rise to MTRVPAVWPTNPLRDPQDRRLPRIAGPSGLVIFGVTGDLSRKKLMPAIYDLANRGLLPPGFALTGFARRDWADEDFGQVVYSAVKENARTPFREEVWRQLAEGFRFVQGDFDDDEAFDRLRRTITDLDEKQGTHGNHAFYLSVPPKFFPLVVAQLKRHGLADPPHGDSWRRAVIEKPFGSDLPTAIELNKIVDEVFAPESVFRIDHYLGKETVQNILALRFANTMFEPLWNRSYVDHVQITMAEDIGIGGRAGYYDGIGAARDVIQNHLLQLLALTAMEEPLSFEAESLVAEKLKVLNSIKLPADLGRHSVRAQYTRGWQGGEPVCGYLEEDGIPPSSRTDTYAAIKLEIANRRWAGVPFYLRTGKRLGRRVTEIAVVFQRAPHLPFDETATEELGQNALVIRVQPDEGMTVRFGSKVPGTAMEVRDVNMDFAYGESFTESSPEAYERLLLDVLLGDAPLFPRWEEVEASWKILDPVERYWKKHGKPDTYVSGTWGPDSADEMLARDGRSWRRP